One window from the genome of Methanobrevibacter olleyae encodes:
- a CDS encoding replication factor C small subunit produces the protein MLGPWVEKYRPQSLDDVVGQKHIVNRLKQYVEEESMPNLMFTGPAGVGKTTSALALVKSILGEYWRQNFLELNASDARGIETVRTDIKNFCRLKPVGAPFRIIFLDEVDNMTKDAQHALRREMEMYTKTASFILSCNYSSKIIDPIQSRCAIFRFTPIKAEEIADRLKFIAETEGCEYEDAAITTIVNFAEGDMRKSVNMLQSAASTGSITEDHVFEVVSKAKPQEIKKMVNTALMGDFMKSRDILREVMILQGTSGEDMVNQIYQDVSGRVMNGQMDGDVYMNLIGAIAETDFRIREGANPRIQLEALLAKFL, from the coding sequence ATGTTAGGACCTTGGGTAGAAAAATATAGGCCTCAAAGTTTAGATGATGTTGTTGGACAAAAACATATTGTAAATAGATTAAAACAATATGTAGAAGAAGAAAGCATGCCAAATTTAATGTTTACTGGTCCTGCAGGTGTGGGAAAAACAACATCTGCTCTGGCTCTTGTAAAATCAATTCTTGGAGAATATTGGAGACAAAACTTTTTAGAATTAAATGCATCAGATGCAAGAGGAATTGAAACTGTAAGAACAGATATTAAGAATTTCTGTCGTTTAAAACCTGTTGGTGCTCCATTTAGAATTATATTTCTAGATGAAGTAGACAATATGACTAAAGATGCACAGCATGCATTAAGACGTGAAATGGAGATGTATACTAAAACTGCATCTTTTATACTTTCATGTAATTACTCCTCTAAAATCATAGATCCTATCCAATCTAGATGTGCTATTTTCAGATTTACACCGATTAAAGCTGAAGAGATTGCTGATAGATTAAAATTTATAGCAGAAACTGAAGGTTGTGAATATGAAGATGCAGCAATTACTACAATTGTAAACTTTGCAGAAGGGGATATGCGTAAATCTGTTAATATGTTGCAATCTGCAGCATCTACTGGCTCAATAACTGAAGATCATGTATTTGAAGTTGTATCTAAAGCAAAACCACAAGAAATTAAAAAGATGGTTAATACTGCATTAATGGGAGACTTTATGAAATCCCGTGATATACTAAGGGAAGTGATGATTTTACAAGGTACAAGTGGAGAAGATATGGTTAATCAAATTTACCAAGATGTTTCTGGAAGAGTTATGAATGGACAAATGGATGGAGATGTTTATATGAATTTAATTGGAGCAATAGCTGAAACTGATTTTAGAATTAGAGAAGGAGCTAATCCAAGAATTCAATTAGAAGCATTACTAGCTAAATTTTTATAA
- a CDS encoding cofactor-independent phosphoglycerate mutase — protein sequence MKYVIVIEDGASDYPIEEIDGKTPLKIANKPVLDRIAREGKTGLIQNVPENLPPGSDVANMSIFGYNPMDYYTGRGPLEAASMGVETKQGDVVFRCNTITEKNGLMASSNADHISSEESAELMEYLNQYFNEKYPDFKGKFYPGISYRHLFVYNDKENAEKLAKLDMVPPHDFVGEAIADKLEFDSFADEVKFTMLESKKALTNHPVNQKRIDEGREPCNMVWLWGQGTMPNMPKMEDVYGLKGAVITGVDLIKGLGICSGCTNLDVPGATAFFDTDYKAKGEYAVNALKDNDIVFVHIEAPDEAGHAKNLKEKVKAIENIDKYILAPLMEALPEYGNFKIAVLPDHPTPIDFGTHTRDMVPIAIYSSNDEADDVSVYDEDSVKDGALGELTGYNLLKLLLE from the coding sequence ATGAAATATGTTATTGTTATTGAAGATGGTGCTAGTGATTATCCAATTGAAGAAATAGATGGAAAAACTCCACTTAAAATAGCAAATAAACCGGTTTTAGATAGAATAGCTCGTGAAGGAAAGACTGGATTAATTCAAAATGTACCAGAAAATTTACCTCCTGGATCTGATGTAGCTAATATGAGTATATTTGGCTACAACCCAATGGATTATTATACTGGTCGTGGCCCACTTGAAGCTGCAAGTATGGGTGTAGAAACAAAGCAAGGAGATGTGGTATTCCGTTGTAATACCATCACTGAAAAAAATGGTTTAATGGCAAGTTCCAATGCAGACCATATTTCATCTGAAGAGTCTGCAGAGCTTATGGAATATCTTAATCAGTATTTTAATGAAAAGTATCCGGATTTTAAAGGAAAATTCTATCCCGGTATAAGTTATAGGCATTTATTTGTATATAATGATAAAGAAAATGCAGAAAAGTTAGCAAAGTTAGATATGGTTCCTCCACATGATTTCGTTGGAGAGGCAATAGCTGACAAGCTTGAATTTGACTCTTTTGCAGATGAAGTTAAATTTACAATGTTGGAATCAAAAAAAGCTTTAACTAATCATCCAGTAAATCAAAAAAGAATAGATGAAGGTAGGGAACCTTGCAATATGGTTTGGCTATGGGGTCAAGGAACTATGCCTAATATGCCTAAAATGGAAGATGTTTATGGTTTAAAAGGTGCTGTAATTACTGGTGTAGACTTAATTAAAGGTTTAGGTATATGTTCTGGATGTACTAATTTAGATGTTCCAGGTGCAACTGCTTTCTTTGATACTGATTATAAAGCAAAGGGTGAATATGCAGTAAATGCACTTAAAGATAATGATATTGTATTTGTACATATAGAAGCACCAGATGAAGCAGGGCATGCTAAAAACCTTAAAGAAAAAGTTAAGGCTATTGAAAATATTGATAAATATATTTTAGCTCCTTTGATGGAAGCTCTTCCAGAATATGGTAACTTTAAAATAGCTGTTTTACCTGATCATCCAACTCCAATTGATTTTGGTACACATACTAGAGATATGGTACCTATTGCTATATATTCATCAAATGATGAAGCAGATGATGTTTCAGTTTATGATGAAGATAGTGTTAAAGATGGTGCACTAGGTGAATTGACCGGTTATAATTTACTTAAATTATTATTAGAATAA
- the gatC gene encoding Asp-tRNA(Asn) amidotransferase subunit GatC, whose translation MAIEKDAEKILEEFSKTLDKVPELEGTYYITDNLNLNREDESEEHDSSKIVRNARTDKEGNIIVKKAEWTG comes from the coding sequence ATGGCAATTGAAAAAGATGCAGAAAAAATCTTAGAAGAATTTTCAAAAACCCTAGATAAAGTTCCAGAATTAGAAGGAACTTACTATATTACTGATAATCTTAACTTAAATCGTGAAGATGAATCTGAAGAGCATGACTCTTCAAAAATCGTAAGAAATGCTAGAACTGATAAAGAAGGTAATATAATTGTGAAAAAAGCAGAATGGACTGGTTAA
- a CDS encoding zinc ribbon domain-containing protein, giving the protein MICPKCHTVNDDKEKFCKNCGFQLNPSRICPRCGKTNDPNSKYCKECGTVLTPVNTFRKQVIEENTKKSFFSIYKIPIICALIIILVIGAVTGMAYYNGNSSGDDGFNSIIPTDNNTGFFNDDINNNPTDAQIQDDSANKTNQTNKTNDTNKTKTLREKIDNKTNGTNKNINSTVNKIKEQNNKSKSLNGSSTKNNSSKVNKTSSISDKTDKNNKINQTNKNSLDNRKNKSESSILVSNISINDSDNDKTNDSADDLFNDSTDNSVNDSNIGNDDLNDSDNDNENLSSSSSLNEIKMTDVPNLAKKVSEKNYDFSTIEYEGNEFTEAQCIYIFSEYLLNVNKDKSSPIKIKDIKKASNPSGKDLNQSIDKSDYLSIANRVHSWINSKGSVPNYVGISELGADDLSPKKMLKLFALATLEYSVSEELPESVEI; this is encoded by the coding sequence ATGATTTGTCCTAAATGTCATACTGTAAATGATGATAAAGAAAAATTCTGTAAAAATTGTGGTTTTCAATTGAATCCTTCAAGGATTTGTCCTAGATGTGGAAAAACAAATGATCCTAATTCAAAATATTGTAAAGAATGTGGAACTGTTTTAACTCCAGTAAACACATTTAGAAAGCAAGTCATTGAAGAAAATACTAAAAAATCTTTCTTCAGTATCTACAAGATACCAATTATCTGTGCTTTAATAATCATATTAGTTATTGGTGCTGTTACTGGAATGGCTTACTATAATGGTAACTCTAGTGGAGATGATGGTTTTAATTCTATTATTCCAACAGACAACAATACTGGATTCTTTAATGATGACATAAATAATAATCCAACAGATGCACAAATTCAAGATGATAGTGCTAATAAAACCAATCAAACAAATAAAACTAATGACACTAATAAAACTAAAACTCTTAGAGAAAAGATAGATAATAAAACAAATGGAACTAATAAAAATATTAATAGTACTGTTAATAAGATTAAAGAGCAAAATAATAAGTCTAAATCTTTAAATGGTTCAAGTACTAAAAATAACTCATCAAAAGTTAATAAAACAAGCTCTATTTCAGATAAAACTGATAAGAATAATAAAATCAACCAAACTAATAAAAATTCTCTAGATAATCGTAAAAACAAGTCAGAAAGTTCCATATTAGTTTCAAATATATCTATTAATGATTCAGATAATGATAAAACAAATGATAGTGCAGATGATTTATTTAATGATTCTACTGATAATTCTGTCAATGATTCAAATATAGGAAATGATGATTTAAATGATTCTGATAATGATAATGAAAATTTAAGTTCATCTAGTTCTTTAAATGAAATAAAAATGACTGATGTTCCTAATCTTGCTAAGAAGGTTTCAGAAAAAAATTATGATTTCTCAACAATTGAATATGAAGGAAATGAATTTACAGAAGCTCAATGTATTTATATTTTCTCAGAATATTTATTAAATGTTAATAAAGATAAATCTTCTCCTATTAAAATAAAAGACATTAAAAAAGCTTCAAATCCTTCAGGAAAAGATTTAAATCAATCCATTGATAAATCTGACTATCTGAGTATAGCAAATAGGGTTCATAGTTGGATAAATAGTAAAGGTAGTGTTCCTAATTATGTAGGAATCAGCGAACTTGGAGCAGATGACCTTTCTCCTAAAAAGATGCTTAAATTGTTTGCTTTAGCAACTTTAGAATACTCTGTTAGTGAAGAATTACCAGAATCTGTAGAGATTTAA
- a CDS encoding winged helix-turn-helix domain-containing protein, which produces MAVPETYDLVLPLLELIKDKEEYKVQEITDELIDYMDLSDEDKEIILPNNETLIAFRTSTANTYLKKAELIESNRFMYFNISEEGLNLLSKNPDSIREEDLMKYPRFKEYKKIFIHDEEDRTVDFNDEELDPAKALKESFQEQMKDVKKEIEAEMKEDIKKSNNKKYFQSREFKESDDVFGIKANKDSKKEKKEKEYDKYSKCHKKKHKHHHRKIIINNEFSPADELLKYAELFERGYLRKEEFDKKKEELLKIDYTF; this is translated from the coding sequence ATGGCTGTCCCAGAAACCTATGACTTGGTATTACCCTTACTTGAGTTAATCAAAGATAAAGAGGAATACAAAGTTCAAGAAATAACAGATGAATTAATTGATTATATGGATTTATCAGATGAAGATAAGGAGATTATATTACCTAATAATGAAACTTTAATTGCTTTTAGAACCAGTACTGCTAATACTTACTTAAAAAAAGCAGAATTAATTGAATCTAATCGTTTTATGTATTTTAATATTAGTGAAGAAGGATTGAACCTTTTATCAAAAAACCCGGATAGTATTAGAGAAGAAGATTTAATGAAATATCCTAGATTTAAAGAATATAAAAAAATATTTATTCATGATGAAGAAGATAGAACTGTTGATTTTAATGATGAAGAGCTGGATCCTGCAAAGGCATTGAAAGAAAGCTTCCAAGAACAGATGAAAGATGTTAAAAAAGAGATAGAAGCGGAAATGAAGGAAGATATTAAAAAATCTAATAATAAAAAATATTTCCAATCTAGAGAATTTAAAGAATCTGATGATGTATTTGGCATTAAAGCTAATAAAGATAGTAAAAAAGAGAAAAAAGAAAAAGAATATGACAAATACTCAAAATGCCATAAGAAAAAGCATAAACATCATCATAGAAAAATTATAATAAATAATGAATTTTCACCTGCAGATGAGCTATTGAAATATGCAGAGCTCTTTGAAAGAGGATACTTAAGAAAAGAAGAATTTGATAAGAAAAAAGAAGAATTATTAAAGATTGATTATACTTTTTAA
- a CDS encoding asparagine synthase-related protein, with the protein MCGIVGLEGNFDNELLWDVLKSIKHRGEDSSNLFIDEENRIGLGHNLLSIFNLINENDETFNNLDDERFNNLDKKTFNNLDESIQPIILNNLVLVLNGEIYNFNNLEGFLKENYDENNENFLKETHENKYIKSKSDSQLLANLIYYHYNLYREVYDGENNSSSGEILLEAVKSTIKLLDGDYSFAVYDKKYKNLAISRDPIGVKPLFYGIDKEKDLKAFASEKKALWKAGIDDENIKDLNPGSILYNWETVNLEDNLINNIISTDFDEIKNSFKEYKDYLDTKNSYGVYKELLRDGLYAAVEKRVENIVNLGLIFSGGVDSTILAVLLKEIAENRNKKSVKNDNTSDYIKPLNLKLYSVGLENSQDIKFSREIAKELELPLKTIIIDEYIIKESLKPVLNAIEDDNVMKLGVGMTIYLATKSMKEDGIKVALSGQGADELFGGYNRYLKHFDKDSLFDAYFDLDKEIYHDIANIYHVNLERDDAVSMANGVELRVPFLDKDIINLALDIPGKYKIKKDKDLLRKDILRDLAKSIGVPYYIADRPKKAAQYGTGINKILKKKVLKSFDMEEYIESLKKQ; encoded by the coding sequence ATGTGTGGAATTGTAGGATTAGAAGGTAATTTTGATAATGAATTGCTATGGGATGTCTTAAAATCAATAAAACACAGGGGAGAAGACAGCTCTAATTTGTTTATTGATGAAGAAAATAGGATAGGATTAGGTCATAATTTATTATCTATCTTTAATCTAATTAATGAAAATGATGAAACATTTAACAATCTAGATGATGAAAGATTTAACAATTTAGATAAAAAAACATTTAACAATTTAGATGAAAGTATCCAACCAATTATATTAAATAATCTTGTTTTAGTCTTAAATGGGGAGATATATAATTTTAATAATCTTGAAGGCTTTTTAAAAGAAAATTATGATGAAAATAATGAAAATTTTTTAAAAGAAACGCATGAAAATAAATATATTAAATCAAAAAGTGATAGCCAATTATTAGCTAATTTGATTTATTATCATTACAATTTATATAGGGAAGTATATGATGGAGAAAATAATTCTTCTAGTGGTGAAATTTTATTAGAGGCTGTTAAATCTACTATTAAATTATTAGATGGAGATTATTCATTTGCAGTTTATGATAAAAAGTATAAGAATCTAGCAATTTCTAGAGATCCAATAGGAGTGAAACCATTGTTCTATGGAATAGATAAAGAAAAAGATTTAAAAGCTTTTGCATCAGAGAAAAAGGCTCTTTGGAAAGCTGGTATTGATGATGAAAACATCAAAGATTTAAATCCAGGATCTATACTATACAACTGGGAAACAGTTAATTTAGAGGATAATTTAATAAATAATATAATAAGTACTGATTTTGATGAAATAAAAAATAGTTTTAAAGAATATAAAGATTATTTAGATACAAAAAACTCATATGGAGTTTATAAAGAATTATTAAGGGATGGTTTATATGCTGCTGTTGAAAAACGTGTTGAAAATATTGTTAATCTTGGATTAATATTTTCTGGTGGTGTAGACAGTACTATTTTAGCAGTTTTACTTAAAGAAATAGCTGAAAATAGAAATAAAAAATCAGTTAAAAATGATAATACTAGTGATTATATTAAACCACTAAATCTTAAACTATACTCTGTAGGTTTAGAAAACTCACAAGATATTAAATTTAGCAGAGAAATAGCTAAAGAACTAGAACTTCCTTTAAAAACAATTATCATTGATGAATATATCATAAAAGAGTCTCTAAAACCTGTTCTAAATGCTATTGAAGATGATAATGTGATGAAATTAGGAGTTGGAATGACAATTTATCTAGCAACGAAATCTATGAAAGAAGATGGAATTAAGGTAGCTTTATCTGGTCAGGGAGCAGATGAACTATTTGGAGGATATAATCGTTATTTAAAACATTTTGATAAAGATTCATTATTTGATGCTTATTTTGACTTAGATAAAGAAATATATCATGACATTGCAAATATATATCATGTAAATCTTGAAAGGGATGATGCAGTATCTATGGCAAATGGAGTAGAACTTAGAGTACCATTTTTAGATAAAGATATAATCAATCTAGCATTAGACATTCCTGGAAAATATAAAATAAAAAAGGATAAAGATCTTTTAAGAAAAGATATTTTAAGAGATTTAGCTAAATCTATTGGAGTACCTTATTATATAGCAGATAGACCTAAAAAGGCAGCTCAATATGGTACTGGCATTAATAAAATACTTAAAAAGAAAGTTTTAAAATCATTTGATATGGAAGAATATATTGAATCATTAAAGAAACAATAG
- a CDS encoding homoserine dehydrogenase has translation MDDCRLILLGFGAVGKGVARGISLKKEMINEKYGINLKIVAAADSSTSAICQDGLDEELLLKTKEESGKLLSYPEYGSDISGIDVLDAVDYDVLIEASPTNIEDAEPAKSFTLKAFADGKDVVTSNKGHLALFYKELIEAKEKAGVDFKFEASVGGAMPIINLCQETLASCGISSIKGILNGTTNYILSRMTTEGMSYENTLAEAQQLGIAETNPTQDVEGIDAACKVVILANSVLGIDATYDDVEVRGISDVSLDAINLAKEEGYFVKLIGEVSEKQLKVSPRLVKKNSPFAIDGTLNLANVTTDLADDITVMGKGAGSLETASAMLTDLINIIKDK, from the coding sequence ATGGATGACTGTAGACTTATATTACTAGGTTTTGGAGCTGTAGGTAAAGGTGTTGCTCGTGGAATATCTTTAAAAAAAGAAATGATTAATGAGAAATATGGAATTAACTTAAAAATCGTTGCAGCTGCAGATTCATCTACATCTGCAATTTGTCAAGATGGTTTAGATGAAGAATTACTCCTTAAAACTAAAGAAGAAAGTGGCAAATTGCTTAGCTATCCAGAATATGGTAGTGATATATCTGGTATTGATGTTTTAGATGCTGTTGATTATGATGTTTTAATAGAAGCAAGTCCAACCAATATTGAAGATGCAGAACCTGCAAAATCTTTCACTTTAAAAGCATTTGCTGATGGTAAAGATGTAGTAACCTCTAATAAGGGGCATTTAGCTTTATTCTATAAAGAATTAATAGAAGCTAAAGAAAAAGCAGGTGTGGACTTTAAGTTTGAGGCATCTGTTGGTGGAGCTATGCCTATCATTAATCTATGTCAAGAAACCCTTGCAAGTTGTGGAATTAGCTCAATAAAAGGTATTTTAAATGGAACTACTAACTATATTTTATCAAGAATGACTACAGAGGGTATGAGCTATGAAAATACTTTAGCAGAAGCTCAACAATTAGGTATTGCTGAAACTAATCCTACACAGGATGTAGAAGGTATTGATGCAGCTTGTAAAGTGGTTATTTTAGCTAACTCTGTTTTGGGAATCGATGCAACTTATGATGATGTAGAGGTTAGAGGTATATCTGATGTTTCTCTTGATGCGATTAATTTAGCTAAAGAAGAAGGTTATTTTGTTAAATTAATTGGAGAGGTATCAGAAAAGCAACTAAAAGTATCTCCAAGGCTTGTTAAGAAAAACAGTCCATTTGCAATCGATGGAACTTTAAACTTAGCAAATGTAACTACAGATTTAGCAGATGATATTACTGTAATGGGTAAAGGTGCAGGTTCTTTAGAAACTGCTTCTGCAATGCTTACAGACTTAATTAATATTATTAAGGACAAATAA
- a CDS encoding amino acid-binding protein — protein MRMNLILEILDVPGQLVAVLNPIGELGANLVTIVHKREIKAEEGKVAVQIAIEGERENLKAVIDKFKEMGVSLVEVDDTVKKEKLSTILYGHIIDTDLRDTVDKINAIDGLCVSDLQLKLDGELKSTALLTIELDLGKREIAYNKVMEIAEEKDFVVIDEV, from the coding sequence ATGAGAATGAATTTAATTCTTGAAATATTAGATGTTCCTGGACAATTAGTTGCTGTTTTAAATCCTATAGGTGAGCTTGGAGCTAATCTAGTAACAATTGTTCATAAAAGGGAAATTAAAGCTGAAGAAGGTAAAGTTGCTGTTCAAATAGCTATTGAAGGAGAAAGAGAAAACCTAAAAGCAGTTATTGATAAATTTAAAGAAATGGGCGTATCTCTTGTTGAAGTAGATGATACTGTAAAAAAAGAAAAATTAAGTACTATTCTCTATGGACATATCATAGACACTGACTTAAGGGATACCGTAGATAAAATCAATGCTATAGATGGTCTTTGTGTTAGTGATTTACAATTAAAATTAGATGGCGAACTTAAATCTACTGCTTTACTTACAATTGAACTTGATTTAGGCAAAAGAGAAATAGCTTATAATAAGGTTATGGAGATAGCTGAGGAGAAGGACTTCGTAGTTATTGATGAGGTTTAG
- a CDS encoding toxic anion resistance protein, whose amino-acid sequence MAEFSLDVNEIKEDVEKSLKEEKESLPNEEIKKQADGNATAIFESDFNDIATRENILKPLDDFGINLINRSANKNNLLNARFKDLAKGGDEASNVGAKLEELDREIRNLDPSAIEFKESGILGKLLRPIRNYFDRYEKADEAISNILISLDASSRVLQNDNTTLLAEESYLRELTKKLITDIELAKQMDASIEEQIRQAEINGEDQFKIDFVREEVLFPLRQRIMDMQQMIVVNEQGIISLNVVRRNNKELIRGVNRAKNVTVTALRNGVMVASALYNQKIVIDKIKTLNDTTEQVIESTSKMLRQQGSEIQKQSMETMISPEVLKTSFAEALAAIEDLSNYKNQALPKMQETITTFSQMADDGQKLIDKIEVGNDTF is encoded by the coding sequence ATGGCTGAATTTTCACTTGATGTAAATGAAATTAAAGAAGATGTCGAAAAAAGTCTTAAAGAAGAAAAAGAAAGTTTACCAAATGAGGAAATTAAAAAACAGGCAGATGGCAATGCTACTGCTATTTTTGAATCAGACTTCAATGATATTGCTACTAGAGAAAACATCTTAAAACCTTTAGATGACTTTGGTATTAATCTTATTAATAGATCTGCAAATAAAAACAATCTTTTAAATGCAAGATTTAAAGATTTAGCTAAAGGTGGAGATGAAGCAAGTAATGTTGGAGCTAAATTAGAAGAATTAGATAGAGAAATCAGAAACTTAGATCCATCTGCAATTGAATTTAAAGAATCTGGTATTTTAGGAAAACTCTTAAGACCAATCAGAAATTACTTTGATAGATATGAAAAAGCTGATGAAGCTATCTCTAATATTCTTATATCTCTTGATGCAAGTAGCAGGGTTTTACAAAATGATAACACAACGCTTCTTGCTGAAGAGTCTTATTTAAGGGAATTAACTAAAAAACTCATCACTGATATTGAACTAGCTAAACAAATGGATGCTTCTATCGAAGAGCAAATCCGCCAAGCTGAAATCAATGGTGAAGATCAATTTAAAATTGACTTTGTACGTGAAGAAGTTTTATTCCCATTAAGACAAAGAATTATGGACATGCAACAAATGATTGTTGTAAATGAACAGGGAATTATCTCTTTAAATGTAGTAAGAAGAAATAATAAAGAGTTAATTAGGGGAGTAAATCGTGCTAAAAATGTAACTGTAACTGCACTTAGAAATGGTGTTATGGTTGCAAGTGCTTTATACAATCAAAAAATTGTAATTGATAAGATTAAAACACTTAATGATACTACAGAACAAGTTATTGAATCTACTTCAAAGATGTTAAGACAACAAGGTAGTGAGATTCAAAAACAAAGTATGGAAACTATGATTTCTCCTGAAGTCCTTAAAACTTCCTTTGCTGAGGCCTTAGCTGCCATTGAAGATTTAAGTAATTATAAAAATCAAGCACTTCCAAAAATGCAAGAGACAATTACTACATTCAGTCAAATGGCAGATGATGGACAAAAACTTATTGATAAAATTGAAGTAGGAAATGATACTTTTTAG
- a CDS encoding zinc ribbon domain-containing protein produces the protein MAKDNFCIYCGFKLFPEDHFCPNCGAKLDDDKEKPNKSSKYESSKSYDYQFYKNQIDKLEETYETKEKKVLELLEKKFPQGQMSYYRFREEVDICRVNFYKEAETALNMINLSDEYSDKVIKEIKNKIKTLESIVSKINELQSELIIRLSNSDEDSDNEIDDLINEMNELIDSLKDYE, from the coding sequence ATGGCTAAAGATAATTTTTGTATATATTGTGGATTTAAATTATTTCCAGAAGATCATTTTTGTCCTAACTGTGGAGCTAAATTAGATGATGATAAAGAAAAACCAAATAAAAGTTCTAAATATGAATCAAGTAAATCATATGATTACCAATTTTATAAAAATCAAATAGACAAGTTAGAAGAAACTTATGAAACTAAAGAGAAAAAAGTTTTAGAGCTGCTAGAAAAGAAATTTCCTCAAGGTCAAATGTCTTATTATAGATTTAGAGAAGAAGTTGATATCTGTAGAGTAAATTTCTATAAAGAAGCTGAAACAGCTCTAAATATGATTAATTTATCTGATGAATATTCAGATAAAGTAATTAAAGAAATAAAAAACAAGATTAAAACATTAGAATCAATTGTTAGTAAAATCAATGAATTACAAAGTGAATTGATTATTCGTTTAAGTAATTCTGATGAGGATTCCGATAATGAAATTGATGATTTAATTAATGAAATGAATGAATTGATTGATTCTCTTAAAGATTATGAATAA